A window of Cryptomeria japonica chromosome 3, Sugi_1.0, whole genome shotgun sequence contains these coding sequences:
- the LOC131874329 gene encoding uncharacterized protein LOC131874329 has translation MAHWWRVGGPTYGTAMFSFSKKLQYVKRKLKNWNKNCFGNLYIMNKRAQERLVVITRKIRDLGFFEALSREESQASRDLEEWDLREEIYCKQKARIDWVQEGDKNTVFFHKSVQGCQNRSYISSLVNSDDLHLASFQAISREAIRFYSTLFLEDSLLTDNEENIILSCIPSLVSRAMNDSLMRLISMSKLEEVVFSMHKGKALRPDGFLVKFFQEFWGIISQDLLVVVQESHSNK, from the coding sequence ATGGCTCATTGGTGGAGAGTTGGTGGCCCAACTTATGGCACTGCTATGTTTTCCTTTTCTAAAAAACTACAATATGTCAAAAGGAAGCTGAAGAATTGGAACAAGAATTGCTTTGGTAATCTTTACATTATGAACAAGAGGGCTCAAGAACGTCTGGTAGTCATTACAAGGAAAATTAGAGACCTAGGTTTTTTTGAAGCTCTTAGCAGAGAAGAATCTCAAGCTTCCAGGGATTTAGAAGAGTGGGATCTTAGAGAGGAAATTTATTGCAAGCAAAAAGCTCGAATTGATTGGGTCCAGGAAGGAGATAAGAATACTGTATTTTTCCATAAATCTGTTCAGGGCTGCCAAAATCGGAGTTACATTTCATCTCTTGTTAATTCTGATGACCTGCACTTGGCCTCCTTTCAAGCCATTTCCAGGGAAGCCATCCGGTTCTATTCCACTCTTTTTTTAGAAGATTCGCTTCTCACTGATAATGAGGAGAATATTATATTGTCTTGCATCCCCTCTCTTGTGAGTAGAGCAATGAATGACTCGCTTATGAGGTTGATCTCTATGTCTAAATTGGAGGAAGTGGTTTTTAGTATGCATAAGGGAAAAGCTCTTAGGCCTGATGGCTTCCTAGTGAAATTTTTTCAAGAGTTCTGGGGTATTATTAGTCAGGACTTATTAGTTGTGGTTCAAGAATCACACTCTAACAAATAG